The following proteins come from a genomic window of Miscanthus floridulus cultivar M001 chromosome 2, ASM1932011v1, whole genome shotgun sequence:
- the LOC136517553 gene encoding UDP-glycosyltransferase 83A1-like, with translation MAFAAPKPHVMVLPFPAQGHVIPLMELSHRLVDYGFKIDFINTEFNHDRIFKSMQNKGAIPEGLHMLSIPDGMDPDDDHTDIGKMVGGLSAAMLSPLEEMIRSKKIKWVIADVSMSWVLELTNTVGVRIALFSTYSASVFALRMKLPKLIEDGVIDESGNVKVHEMIQLMPPIDSTEIPWVSLGSTPERRRVNIQNVIRTNRLIVLAEAIICNTFREVEPEALALIPNALPVGPLVVPMSKPTGHFLSEDLTCLTWLDKQAPSSVIYVAFGSSTVFDVTRFHELATGLVLSGWPFVWVVRPNFTKEINEDWFNQFKQSVNGKGLIVTWAPQQRVLSHPSVACFMTHCGWNSTMEAVLHGVPFLCCPYFADQFCNQSYVCNVWKTGLKLCSNEQGVVTREEIKEKVVQLLRDEDIKARAVMWKNMACASIREGGSSHANLLRLVNLLREG, from the exons ATGGCTTTTGCTGCTCCTAAACCTCATGTCATGGTGCTACCCTTCCCTGCACAAGGTCATGTCATTCCACTCATGGAGTTGTCCCATAGGCTAGTTGATTACGGATTCAAGATTGACTTCATAAACACCGAGTTCAACCACGATCGTATCTTCAAGTCCATGCAAAACAAAGGAGCAATCCCTGAGGGTTTACACATGCTCTCAATTCCAGATGGTATGGACCCTGATGATGATCACACAGACATTGGCAAGATGGTCGGGGGCTTATCGGCTGCCATGCTCAGCCCCCTTGAGGAGATGATCAGAAGCAAGAAGATAAAATGGGTGATAGCAGATGTGTCTATGAGCTGGGTGCTAGAACTGACAAATACAGTGGGAGTACGTATTGCTTTGTTCTCAACTTACTCAGCATCTGTGTTTGCACTAAGGATGAAACTGCCCAAACTGATCGAGGATGGTGTTATTGATGAAAGCG GGAATGTGAAAGTGCATGAGATGATCCAACTGATGCCACCCATTGATTCAACTGAGATCCCCTGGGTCAGCCTGGGCAGCACCCCAGAAAGACGCAGAGTGAACATACAGAACGTGATTAGGACTAACAGATTGATAGTGCTTGCTGAGGCCATCATCTGCAACACATTCAGAGAAGTAGAACCTGAAGCGTTGGCTCTCATCCCCAATGCATTACCCGTAGGTCCACTGGTAGTGCCGATGTCAAAGCCGACTGGTCATTTTTTGTCTGAAGATCTGACTTGCCTCACCTGGCTTGACAAGCAAGCCCCTAGCTCTGTCATTTACGTGGCATTTGGGAGCTCTACTGTCTTTGACGTGACAAGATTCCATGAACTCGCCACTGGACTTGTGTTATCGGGCTGGCCGTTCGTATGGGTGGTTCGGCCAAACTTCACCAAAGAAATCAATGAGGACTGGTTCAACCAATTCAAGCAAAGTGTCAATGGGAAGGGACTGATCGTTACTTGGGCTCCCCAGCAAAGGGTACTGTCACACCCCTCAGTCGCTTGCTTCATGACACACTGTGGGTGGAACTCGACGATGGAAGCTGTGCTGCATGGTGTCCCATTCTTGTGCTGCCCCTACTTTGCTGACCAGTTCTGCAACCAGAGCTACGTGTGCAATGTGTGGAAGACAGGCCTGAAGCTTTGTTCCAATGAGCAAGGGGTCGTCACAAGGGAGGAGATCAAGGAAAAGGTTGTGCAGCTGCTTAGAGATGAGGATATCAAGGCGAGGGCAGTTATGTGGAAGAACATGGCATGTGCAAGCATCAGAGAGGGAGGATCCTCTCATGCTAACTTGCTCAGACTTGTGAATTTGCTACGAGAAGGATGA
- the LOC136517542 gene encoding UDP-glycosyltransferase 83A1-like, with amino-acid sequence MAMAAAPPPPRPRVMVLPFPAQGHIMPLMELSHRLVDHGFEVDFVNTDFNHARILTALAAGGETGAAVHAGIHLVSLPDGMGPDGDRADIVRLAQGLPAAMLGRLEELVRAQKTRWVVADVSMSWVLDLAGTVGVRVALFSTFSATTFAVRMRIPKLVEDGIIDENANVKRNERIKLSPNTPAIDAVDIPWVRLRSPMIKGMIKTNQMFALADTIVCNTFHAIESEALALLPKVALAIGPLEGPTSNSASQLWPEDPACLAWLDAQAPGSVVYVAFGSFTVFDTARLQELADGLALTGRPFLWVVRPNFANGVDEGWLDQFRRRVGDKGLVVGWAPQQRVLSHPSVACFISHCGWNSTMEGVSHGVPFLCWPYFADQFMNQNYICDVWGTGLRIDADERGIFTKEEIRDKVDQLLGDDGIRARALSLKRAACESITDGGSSHQDLLKFVNLLREQ; translated from the exons atggccatggccgcggctcctcctcctccccggccTCGTGTCATGGTGCTGCCCTTCCCTGCCCAGGGTCATATCATGCCGCTCATGGAGCTGTCCCACCGCCTCGTCGACCACGGCTTCGAGGTCGACTTCGTGAACACGGACTTCAACCACGCCCGCATCCTCACGGCCTTGGCGGCAGGAGGAGAGACCGGGGCAGCTGTCCACGCCGGGATCCACTTGGTCTCTTTACCGGACGGCATGGGCCCCGACGGCGACCGCGCAGACATCGTTCGGCTGGCTCAGGGCTTGCCGGCGGCGATGCTCGGCCGCCTTGAAGAGCTGGTCCGAGCTCAGAAGACTCGGTGGGTGGTGGCTGATGTCTCCATGAGCTGGGTGCTGGACCTGGCCGGAACGGTGGGCGTGCGCGTCGCCTTGTTCTCGACCTTCTCGGCCACCACCTTCGCGGTAAGGATGCGTATTCCCAAGTTGGTAGAGGATGGCATCATTGACGAAAATG CAAATGTGAAGAGGAATGAAAGGATCAAGCTGAGCCCCAACACGCCAGCCATCGACGCCGTCGACATCCCCTGGGTTAGGCTTCGAAGCCCCATGATAAAGGGCATGATCAAGACCAACCAAATGTTCGCGCTCGCTGACACCATTGTCTGCAACACGTTCCATGCCATCGAGTCCGAGGCGCTGGCACTCCTCCCCAAGGTGGCACTAGCCATCGGCCCCCTCGAGGGGCCGACGTCGAACTCAGCCAGCCAGCTCTGGCCCGAAGACCCGGCCTGCCTCGCCTGGCTCGACGCCCAGGCACCCGGATCAGTAGTCTATGTGGCATTCGGGAGCTTTACAGTCTTCGACACTGCAAGGCTCCAGGAGCTCGCCGACGGGCTGGCGCTCACCGGACGCCCGTTTCTGTGGGTGGTCCGGCCAAACTTTGCCAACGGCGTCGATGAAGGCTGGCTGGACCAGTTCAGACGCCGCGTCGGAGACAAGGGCCTAGTCGTCGGCTGGGCTCCCCAGCAGCGCGTGCTCTCGCACCCTTCTGTTGCATGCTTCATCTCGCACTGCGGATGGAACTCCACCATGGAAGGGGTGAGTCACGGCGTCCCGTTCCTGTGTTGGCCATACTTTGCCGACCAGTTCATGAACCAGAACTACATCTGCGACGTGTGGGGCACGGGCTTGAGGATTGACGCCGATGAGCGGGGCATCTTCACCAAGGAGGAGATCAGGGACAAGgtcgaccagctgctcggtgaTGATGGGATCAGAGCGAGGGCACTGTCTTTGAAGAGAGCAGCGTGCGAGAGCATCACAGATGGAGGGTCCTCGCATCAGGATCTGCTCAAGTTTGTAAACCTGCTGAGAGAACAATAA